Proteins encoded within one genomic window of Ovis aries strain OAR_USU_Benz2616 breed Rambouillet chromosome 1, ARS-UI_Ramb_v3.0, whole genome shotgun sequence:
- the LOC114115286 gene encoding calcyclin-binding protein has translation MSSALEELQKDLEEVKVLLEKATRKRVRDALTAEKSKIEIEMKNKMQQKSQRKAELTENEKPAAVVAPITTGYTVKISNYGWDQSDKFVKIYITLPGVHQVPAESVQVNFTERSFDLLVKNLSGKSYSMIVNNLLKPISVEGSSKKVKTDTVLILCRKKAENTRWDYLTQVEKECKEKEKPSYDTETDPSEGLMNVLKKIYEDGDDDMKRTINKAWVESREKQAKGDTDF, from the coding sequence ATGTCTTCAGCTTTGGAAGAGCTCCAGAAAGATCTAGAAGAGGTGAAGGTGCTACTGGAAAAAGCCACTAGGAAAAGAGTACGTGATGCCCTGACAGCTGAAAAATCCAAGATTGagatagaaatgaagaataagatGCAGCAGAAATCACAGAGGAAAGCAGAACTTACAGAAAATGAGAAGCCAGCTGCTGTGGTTGCTCCTATTACAACAGGATATACAGTGAAAATCAGTAATTACGGATGGGACCAGTCAGATAAGTTTGTGAAAATCTACATTACCTTACCTGGAGTTCATCAAGTGCCTGCTGAGAGTGTGCAGGTGAATTTCACAGAGAGGTCATTTGATCTTTTGGTAAAGAACCTAAGTGGGAAGAGTTACTCCATGATTGTGAACAATCTCTTGAAACCCATCTCTGTGGAAGGCAGTTCAAAAAAGGTCAAGACAGATACAGTTCTGATCTTATgtagaaagaaagcagaaaacacaCGGTGGGACTACCTGACTCAGGttgaaaaagaatgcaaagagaaagaaaagccctCCTATGACACTGAAACAGATCCTAGTGAGGGATTAATGAATGTTCTAAAGAAAATCTATGAAGATGGAGATGATGATATGAAGCGAACCATTAATAAAGCCTGGGTGGAATCAAGAGAGAAGCAAGCCAAAGGAGATACAGACTTCTGA